In Phycisphaerae bacterium, the genomic window GGGAATGGTTCGGCGTGAACTGGTCGTCCACCCGGGGGCGGTCACGATCGTACCGCTGCTCGATTCCGAGACGGTGGTGATGATCAGGAACTATCGGTTCGCGGCCGGGGCCGAGCTGCTTGAACTGCCGGCCGGAACGCTGGAGCCGCCTGAGCCGCCGATGGAATGTGCGGCCCGCGAACTGGAGGAGGAAACGGGATACAAAGCCGCCCAGCTGGAGCGGCTGTGCGAGTTCTACACCACACCGGGCTTCACCGATGAACGAATGTACGTGTTTGTGGGCACCGGACTGACGCCTACGAGACAGCGATTGGAAGCCACCGAGCAGATCCGCATTGAGATCATGCCCCTGAATGATGCTCTGGCCGCGACAACCGACGGTCGCATCGTTGATGGCAAGACCATCGCATCGCTTCATGTCTACCACCATCGGTATCGGTCGGGGGACAAGCCATGAGCTGGCGCGACAGACCTTACGCGGCTGACGACTCCCAGCCTGAACTGCGCATCCAGTTGCGGCGGCCGAGCACGATCGTCATGTGGCTCATCGTGATCAACGTCGTCGTCTTCCTCTTTCACAGTCTGTCTCAGAACTGGAGTCAGAGCTACTCCGTTTTGACCTTTGGTTTGAGCCTGGATGGCGTCTTATCGTTGCGCCTCTGGCAACCGCTCACCTACATGTTCATGCACGCCGACACGTGGCACCTCGTTTTCAACATGATCGGCTTGTACGTGTTTGGCAGTGAATTCGAGCGGAGCTTCGGCCAGCACCGCTTTCTCCAGTTCTACCTGTCCTGCGGCCTGCTGGGCGGGCTGGCTTACCTTGGTCTGGGTTGGGCGGATGAAACGCACGTTGGCATTCCGCTGGTGGGCGCCAGCGGCGCCGTTTACGGGCTGCTCATGGCTGCAATCATCTTTTTCCCTCACATCCAGATCATCCTGCTCGTCTTTCCGATGCCCATTCGCGTTTTCGGGCTGATTGTCCTGGCAATCGCGGTGTTGACCGTGCTGAGCCCCAGTTCTTCGTTCAACCGGGGGGGAGAGTTGTGTCACGCCGCCGGGGCCATGGCGGCGATCGTGGTCTTCTACGCATGGGGAGTCATGCCTCGTATCCGTTTGGGATTCGGTCGAGGCGTCACGATCCTTCCCGGCTCGGGCGACCGGCGAAGCAAGGGAGGAGAGGGCGCCTGGGAGAAGAAACAGCGAATGCTCGCTGAGGAGCAGGCCGAGGTGGATCGGATTCTGGCGAAGGTTCATGACCAGGGGCTGGCCAGCCTGACGCGTAAAGAGAAGAAGATTCTTGCCCAGGCCACGCGGCGACAACGAGAGCGGGATGAAGAGGCTCAGCGGAGGGCGTGAGGCCGTTTTGACTTGGCATTCGTCCGGCTTATATTGTCCCATCATACGACCCGGCTGGGCCGCGCCCCGACTTCCCGGAAGAGTGTTCAGGAGTCAGTTGGCGCGGCACCCTGAGCGCAACCGGCGGCGCGCCGCCGGGAACAGGACATGCGATGGCTGAGAAAGCTTACCAGATCTGCATCAATCCCGACTGTCGTGAGACCCTCTCGGTCGATCAAGTGGTTTTCAGTTGTCCCAGGTGCGGTTCGCTGTTCGACATCGCCTATGATTGGGACCGGCTGGCGGTGCCCACGTCGCTGGAGTTCTTCGAGCACCGCTGGGCCACCAAGGGGTTGAACGCGGAGGGTAGGCTGGATTTTTCAGGTGTTTGGAGGTTCAGAGAGCTTATTCCCTTCGTCAAGCCCGAGCAGATCGTCACCATCGGCGAGGGCCGGACGCTGCTGGAGGAGAACAACCGGCTGGCGGCCGAGGTGGGCATGAAGCCCGGGCGTCTGTTTCTGCAATACGAGGGGCTCAATCCGTCCGGCAGCTTCAAGGACAACGGCATGACCGCGGCTTTCTCGCTGGCCCGGGCCCTGGGAAGGACGCGGGTGGCCTGCGCGAGCACCGGCAACACTTCCGCCTCGCTGGCGATGTTCGCCAACAAGACCGATCCGCCGATGCAGGGCATCGTCTTCATCGGCTCGGGAAAGATCGCGTACGGCAAGCTCTCGCAAGCCCTGGATTACGGGGCTCTGACGCTTCAGATCGAGGGCGACTTTGACGCCTGCATGCGGCGCGTCAAACAGATCTCGGACAAGCTCGGGATCTACCTGATGAACTCGATGAATCCGTTCCGGCTCGAGGGGCAGAAGGCGATCATGTATCGCGTGTTGGAGGCCCGGAGCTGGGAGGTGCCGGACTGGATCATCGTTCCCGGCGGCAACCTCGGGAATTGCAGTGCCTTCGGCAAGGCTTTTCTGGAGCTGCACCGTCTGGGTTTGATCAAGCGAATTCCGCGTTTGGCGATCATCAACGCGACGGGAGCCAATACGCTGTACCGGCTGCATGAGAAGGAAGGCGTGCGGTGGAACGGCGGCCGCTATGACCAGGAGAAGGTGAAGAATCTTTACGCCGAGTTTGATTCGACCGGCTACCTGCCGCACACCGTCGCCTCGGCGATCGAGATCGCGCGGCCGGTGAATCTGCCCAAGGCCCTGCGAGCCCTGGAAGTAATGAACGGCCTGGTGCGGGAGGTAAC contains:
- a CDS encoding NUDIX hydrolase, which gives rise to MREVLLQTRRFRVERLEYHIPGQGMVRRELVVHPGAVTIVPLLDSETVVMIRNYRFAAGAELLELPAGTLEPPEPPMECAARELEEETGYKAAQLERLCEFYTTPGFTDERMYVFVGTGLTPTRQRLEATEQIRIEIMPLNDALAATTDGRIVDGKTIASLHVYHHRYRSGDKP
- a CDS encoding rhomboid family intramembrane serine protease, which encodes MSWRDRPYAADDSQPELRIQLRRPSTIVMWLIVINVVVFLFHSLSQNWSQSYSVLTFGLSLDGVLSLRLWQPLTYMFMHADTWHLVFNMIGLYVFGSEFERSFGQHRFLQFYLSCGLLGGLAYLGLGWADETHVGIPLVGASGAVYGLLMAAIIFFPHIQIILLVFPMPIRVFGLIVLAIAVLTVLSPSSSFNRGGELCHAAGAMAAIVVFYAWGVMPRIRLGFGRGVTILPGSGDRRSKGGEGAWEKKQRMLAEEQAEVDRILAKVHDQGLASLTRKEKKILAQATRRQRERDEEAQRRA
- the thrC gene encoding threonine synthase; this translates as MAEKAYQICINPDCRETLSVDQVVFSCPRCGSLFDIAYDWDRLAVPTSLEFFEHRWATKGLNAEGRLDFSGVWRFRELIPFVKPEQIVTIGEGRTLLEENNRLAAEVGMKPGRLFLQYEGLNPSGSFKDNGMTAAFSLARALGRTRVACASTGNTSASLAMFANKTDPPMQGIVFIGSGKIAYGKLSQALDYGALTLQIEGDFDACMRRVKQISDKLGIYLMNSMNPFRLEGQKAIMYRVLEARSWEVPDWIIVPGGNLGNCSAFGKAFLELHRLGLIKRIPRLAIINATGANTLYRLHEKEGVRWNGGRYDQEKVKNLYAEFDSTGYLPHTVASAIEIARPVNLPKALRALEVMNGLVREVTDDEILEHKALVGRYGFGCEPASAASVAGLHMLLREQIISPDEQVVCILTGHELKDPDATVKYHTGIDMKAIPPPPPVPPKGRFANTPRKVADDLEAICAALGEKLPN